In one window of Plasmodium berghei ANKA genome assembly, chromosome: 14 DNA:
- a CDS encoding M1-family alanyl aminopeptidase, putative gives MVLKKLLCFNLFLIIILTFENLSFDKKNTCMINNTIRSNSCCIVNRVLREKTHHYSSKISKSIPFIQNFSLEKYFTGESLQKNILNNINKLGGAHLFHISKSHLTAKSGNKNTEFIGEATELFKGFKRNFGINMTENKQTNIGRMLCENDNNNGGEDTSTEKAIFKKSKDSQIHYRTDYKPSGFTIDNVTLNINIFDNETIVRSSLNMCTNENYADEDLVFDGVGLSIKEISINNNKLTEGEDYTYDNEFLTIFAKNVPKENFVFLSEVVIHPETNYALTGLYKSKDIIVSQCEATGFRRITFFIDRPDMMAKYDVTLTADKKKYPVLLSNGDKLNEFDIPGGRHGARFNDPHLKPCYLFAVVAGDLKHLSDNYVTKYTKKPVELYVYSEAKYVSKLKWALECLKKAMKFDEDYFGLEYDLSRLNLVAVSDFNVGAMENKGLNIFNADSLLASKKTSIDFSFERILTVVGHEYFHNYTGNRVTLRDWFQLTLKEGLTVHRENLFSEETTKTATFRLTHIDLLRSVQFLEDSSPLSHPIRPESYISMENFYTNTVYDKGSEVMRMYQTILGDDYYKKGIDIYLKKHDGGTATCEDFNDAMNEAYQMKKGNTDENLDQYLLWFSQSGTPHVTAEYIYDENEKTFTINLSQITYPDDNQKEKYPLFIPVKVGFISPKDGKDVIPETVLELKKDKESFVFQNVSEKPIPSLFREFSAPVYIKDNLTDEERIALLKYDSDAFVRYNVCIDLYMKQIIKNYNELISQKTKENNVLELSLTPVNDEFINAIKHLLEDKHADPGFKSYIIALPRDRYIMNYIKEVDPIVLADTKDYIYKQIGSRLNPVLFSIFQNTESKANDMTHFKDESYIDFDQLNMRKLRNSILMMLSKAQYPHMLKYIKEQSNSPYPSNWLASLSASSYFSGDDYYDLYDKTYKLSKNDELLLQEWLKTVSRSDRSDIYSIIKKLEVEILKDSKNPNNIRAVYLPFTSNLRAFNDISGKGYKLMANVIMKVDKFNPMVATQLCDPFKLWNKLDLKRQALMHDEMNRMLNMENISPNLKEYLLRLTNKM, from the coding sequence ATGGTATTGAAGAAGCTTTTgtgttttaatttatttttgataataatactaaCTTTCGAAAATTTATcctttgataaaaaaaatacttgCATGATAAATAATACTATACGATCAAATTCATGCTGTATAGTAAATCGTGTGTTAAGGGAAAAAACGCACCATTATTCCtcaaaaatatcaaaaagcATACCTTTCATacaaaatttttcattagaaaaatatttcactGGTGAAtcattacaaaaaaatattttaaataatattaataaactTGGTGGTGcacatttatttcatatttcaAAATCTCACTTAACAGCCAAATCAGGTAACAAAAATACCGAGTTTATTGGCGAAGCTACTGAATTATTTAAGggatttaaaagaaattttGGAATTAATATGACCGAAAATAAACAAACTAATATTGGTAGAATGTTGtgtgaaaatgataataataacggAGGTGAAGATACCTCCACAGAAAAAgcaattttcaaaaaatcaAAAGATTCACAAATTCATTACAGAACAGATTACAAACCAAGTGGATTTACAATTGATAATGTtacattaaatataaatatttttgataatgAAACTATTGTTAGATCATCCTTAAATATGTGTactaatgaaaattatgcTGATGAAGATCTTGTTTTTGATGGTGTAGGATTATCTATTAAAGAAATATCTATcaacaataataaattaactGAAGGTGAAGATTATACATATGataatgaatttttaactatatttgcaaaaaatgtgccaaaagaaaattttgtatttttatctgAAGTTGTTATTCACCCTGAAACTAATTATGCCTTAACTGGTTTATATAAATCTAAGGATATAATTGTATCACAATGTGAAGCTACTGGTTTTCGTAGaatcacattttttattgatcGTCCCGATATGATGGCTAAATACGATGTAACTTTAACAGCAgataaaaagaaataccCAGTATTATTAAGTAATGGTGATAAGCTTAATGAATTTGACATACCAGGAGGTCGACATGGAGCTAGATTTAATGACCCACATTTAAAACcatgttatttatttgctGTAGTTGCTGGTGACTTAAAACATTTAAGCGATAACTATGTTACAAAATATACTAAAAAGCCTGTCgaattatatgtatatagtGAAGCAAAATATGtatcaaaattaaaatggGCTTTAGAATGCTTAAAGAAAGCTATGAAATTTGATGAAGATTATTTCGGTTTAGAATATGATTTATCAAGATTAAATTTAGTCGCCGTATCTGATTTTAATGTAGGTGCTATGGAAAATAAGGGATTAAACATTTTCAATGCAGACTCTTTATTAGCATCTAAAAAAACATCCATTGATTTTTCATTCGAAAGAATATTAACAGTTGTTGGCCACGAATATTTCCATAACTATACTGGTAACAGAGTCACTTTAAGAGATTGGTTTCAATTGACTTTAAAAGAAGGATTAACTGTACATAgagaaaatttattttctgaaGAAACTACTAAAACAGCTACATTCAGATTAACTCATATTGATTTATTAAGAAGTGTCCAATTTTTAGAAGATTCATCACCCTTGTCTCACCCTATTAGACCAGAATCATATATAAGTATGGAAAACTTTTATACTAATACTGTATATGATAAAGGAAGTGAAGTCATGAGAATGTATCAAACAATTTTAGGAGACGATTATTACAAAAAGGGTAtcgatatatatttaaaaaaacatgatGGTGGAACAGCTACTTGTGAAGATTTTAATGATGCTATGAATGAAGCATatcaaatgaaaaaagGGAATACAGATGAAAATTTAGATCAATATTTATTGTGGTTTTCACAAAGTGGTACTCCTCATGTAACAGCTGAATATATTTAcgatgaaaatgaaaaaacatTTACAATAAATTTATCACAAATTACATATCCAGATGATAAccaaaaagaaaaatatcctttatttattccaGTCAAAGTTGGTTTTATTAGCCCAAAAGATGGTAAAGATGTTATTCCTGAAACTGTTTTGGAATTAAAGAAAGACAAAGAATCTTTTGTATTTCAAAATGTCTCAGAAAAACCTATTCCATCCTTATTTAGAGAATTTTCAGCACCGgtatatattaaagatAATTTAACTGACGAAGAACGTATAgcattattaaaatatgatagTGATGCTTTTGTTCGATATAATGTGTGTattgatttatatatgaaacaaataattaaaaattataatgaattaataTCTCAAAAAACTAAAGAGAATAATGTATTAGAACTTTCTTTAACTCCAGTTAATGatgaatttattaatgCAATTAAACACTTGTTAGAAGATAAACATGCTGATCCAGGATTTAAATCATACATTATTGCATTACCACGTGATAGATATATAATGAACTATATTAAAGAAGTTGATCCAATTGTTTTAGCAGATACAAaagattatatatataaacaaattggTAGCAGATTAAATCCTGTACTTTTTAGCATATTCCAAAACACTGAGAGCAAAGCAAATGATATGACTCATTTTAAAGACGAATCATATATTGATTTTGATCAATTAAATATGAGAAAATTAAGAAATTCTATTTTGATGATGTTAAGTAAAGCTCAATATCCACAtatgttaaaatatattaaggAACAATCTAATTCCCCATATCCATCTAATTGGTTAGCTAGTTTATCAGCATCTTCCTATTTTTCTGGAGATGATTATTATGATTTATATGACAAAACATATAAACTATCTAAAAATGACGAATTACTTTTACAAGAATGGTTAAAAACGGTCTCAAGATCAGATAGATCAGATATTTACAGTATCATCAAAAAATTAGAAgttgaaatattaaaagataGTAAAAATCCAAATAATATCAGAGCTGTATATTTACCATTTACATCTAACTTAAGAGCCTTTAATGATATATCAGGTAAAGGATACAAATTAATGGCAAATGTTATCATGAAAGTTGACAAATTTAATCCTATGGTTGCAACACAATTATGTGACCCATTCAAACTATGGAACAAATTGGACTTAAAAAGACAAGCTTTGATGCATGATGAAATGAACAGAATGTTGAACATGGAAAATATCTCTCCAAACTTGAAAGAATATTTACTTAgattaacaaataaaatgtga
- a CDS encoding V-type proton ATPase catalytic subunit A, putative yields the protein MTKNVAENEEPGIVYKVAGSLVIAENMSGTRMYELAKVGWNKLVGEIIRLEGNYAYIQVYEDTSGLSVGDPVTKTGNALSVELGPGILNNIYDGIQRPLERIANACGDVYIFKGIDMTALDHEKQWDFYGNKELKLNDIVTGGDIFGYVDENKLFKEHKIMAPPNAKGRLTYIAPDGSYSLKDKIFELEYQGKKYTYGLSHLWPVRDPRPVLEKVTGDTLLLTGQRVLDSLFPTVQGGTCAIPGAFGCGKTCVSQALSKYSNSEVIIYVGCGERGNEMAEILSDFPELTTRVGNEDIGIMQRTCLVANTSNMPVAAREASIYTGITLCEYFRDMGYNATMMADSTSRWAEALREISGRLAEMPADSGYPAYLGARLASFYERAGKVKCIGSPSRSGSITIVGAVSPPGGDFSDPVTTSTMSIVQAFWGLDKKLAQRKHFPSVNWSTSFSKYGRQLEQYFDNFDPDFLSLRKKISDILQQESDLNDIVQLVGKDSLSEDQKVVMEVAKIIREDFLQQNAFSDYDYMCPLQKTVGMMRIICHFYVQCLRTLQEYDSRERKIGWGSIYNTLRPTINKITHMKFESPKNSDEYFKKYFKALEEEITTGLRNLAEK from the coding sequence ATGACGAAGAATGTAGCTGAAAATGAAGAGCCGGGAATAGTATATAAGGTTGCGGGGTCGTTAGTTATAGCCGAGAATATGAGCGGCACAAGAATGTACGAATTAGCAAAAGTAGGATGGAATAAGTTAGTAGGAGAAATTATAAGATTGGAAGGAAATTATGCTTATATACAAGTATATGAAGATACATCTGGATTATCTGTAGGAGATCCTGTAACTAAAACAGGAAATGCTTTATCTGTAGAGTTAGGCCCAggaatattaaataatatatatgatggTATACAAAGACCATTAGAAAGAATTGCAAATGCTTGCGGtgatgtttatatatttaaaggTATAGACATGACTGCATTAGATCATGAAAAACAATGGGACTTTTATGgaaataaagaattaaaaCTTAATGATATAGTTACTGGTGGAGATATATTTGGATATGtagatgaaaataaattatttaaagaaCATAAAATTATGGCCCCTCCAAATGCTAAAGGCCGACTCACTTATATTGCACCAGATGGCTCATATTcattaaaagataaaatatttgaattaGAATATCAGGGgaaaaaatacacatatGGTTTATCACATTTATGGCCAGTTAGAGATCCAAGACCGGTATTAGAAAAAGTTACAGGGgatacattattattaacagGCCAAAGAGTTTTAGATTCATTATTCCCAACAGTACAAGGAGGCACATGTGCTATTCCAGGGGCATTTGGTTGTGGTAAAACATGTGTATCACAAGCCTTGTCAAAATATTCGAATAGTGaagttataatatatgttgGGTGTGGTGAAAGAGGTAATGAAATGGCAGAAATCTTATCTGATTTCCCAGAATTAACTACTAGAGTTGGGAATGAAGATATTGGTATTATGCAAAGAACTTGTTTAGTGGCTAATACATCTAATATGCCGGTCGCAGCTAGAGAAGCTAGTATATATACAGGTATAACATTATGTGAATATTTTCGTGATATGGGTTATAATGCAACTATGATGGCTGACAGTACTAGTAGATGGGCAGAAGCTTTAAGAGAAATATCAGGGCGTTTAGCTGAAATGCCAGCAGATAGTGGTTATCCTGCCTATTTAGGTGCTCGGTTAGCATCTTTTTATGAGCGTGCAGGTAAAGTTAAATGCATTGGATCACCTTCACGTAGCGGTTCAATTACTATTGTTGGTGCTGTATCACCACCAGGTGGAGATTTCTCAGATCCAGTAACAACTTCTACTATGTCAATTGTACAAGCTTTTTGGGGATTGGATAAAAAATTAGCTCAAAGAAAACATTTCCCTTCTGTTAATTGGTCAACATCTTTTTCAAAGTATGGTAGACAATTAGAACAATATTTTGACAATTTTGACCCAGACTTTTTATCtctaagaaaaaaaataagtgaTATATTACAACAAGAAAGTGATCTTAATGATATTGTACAGTTAGTTGGAAAAGATTCCTTATCAGAAGACCAAAAAGTTGTTATGGAAGTTGCAAAAATAATCAGAGAAGATTTCTTACAACAAAATGCTTTTAGTGATTATGATTACATGTGTCCATTACAAAAAACTGTAGGTATGATGAGAATTATATGTCATTTTTATGTGCAATGTTTAAGAACTTTACAAGAATATGATTCAAGGGAAAGAAAAATAGGATGGGGATCAATTTACAATACGTTGCGTCCTAccattaataaaattactCACATGAAATTTGAATCTCCAAAAAACTCAGATGAGTATTTTAAGAAATACTTTAAGGCTTTGGAAGAAGAAATAACAACTGGATTGAGGAATTTAGCTGAGAAATAA
- a CDS encoding malonyl CoA-acyl carrier protein transacylase, putative, translating into MHLKTYYSFIIILKIIILNFKKYKCFLLKKKDPIIFDLIENRKNKFNNIRKFIIKDKCNNDVVIDNIFKFSENENYIQKKLNEFKKYRITTYSSKYTFFFPGQGEQYLSMGLDTYNNYKESKEIYERASKILGYNLMEIIKNGPIEKLTDSEIAQPAIYTVSMAAYEKLKNENYDIVQKLNLCMGYSLGEYSALACSGSLSFEEGVYLTKERGKAMQNCAKLHNMSTIAIVGLTIDNIYKLIDDVNKKMNDDILIVSYMTEKKFGLCGKPESMEYLNKLAKEKYKAPFTKKLQISGPFHSSYMFPARKTLENILKQIQLKKLHVPIISNVDGCAYNDPSIIKDLLLLQLTSPIKINECLENVLKNGYEVGYELGPGTINTNLLRDVSKKKKTATPYI; encoded by the coding sequence ATGCATTTGAAAACATATTATTcattcataataattttaaaaataataatactgaattttaaaaaatataaatgttttctattaaaaaaaaaagatccAATAATATTCGATTTAATAGaaaatcgaaaaaataaatttaataatattaggaaatttataataaaagacAAGTGTAATAATGATGTAGTTATAGacaacatttttaaatttagtgaaaatgaaaactatatacaaaagaaattaaatgaatttaaaaaatatagaattaCAACATATAGTTctaaatatacatttttttttccaggACAAGGAGAGCAATATTTATCTATGGGTTTAGATAcctataataattataaggagtcaaaagaaatatatgaacgggcaagtaaaatattaggatataatttaatggaaataattaaaaatggtccaatagaaaaattaacagATTCTGAGATTGCACAACCAGCTATTTATACGGTTTCTATGGCTgcatatgaaaaattaaaaaatgaaaattatgatatagttcaaaaattaaatttatgtatGGGTTATTCATTAGGGGAATATTCGGCACTAGCTTGTTCTGGTTCATTATCTTTTGAAGAAGGAGTATATTTAACAAAAGAAAGAGGAAAGGCAATGCAAAATTGTGCTAAATTACATAATATGTCAACTATAGCAATTGTCGGTTTAACtattgataatatatataaattaattgacgatgttaataaaaaaatgaatgatGACATTTTGATCGTCAGTTATATgacagaaaaaaaatttggtTTATGTGGAAAACCTGAAAGTATGGAGTATCTTAACAAATTAGCtaaggaaaaatataaagcaccttttacaaaaaaattacaaatatCGGGACCATTTCATTCTTCTTATATGTTTCCTGCAAGAAAAActttagaaaatatattaaaacaaatacaattaaaaaaattacatgTTCCAATAATATCAAATGTAGATGGTTGTGCTTATAATGATCCTTCCATAATTAAGGATCTATTGCTTTTGCAATTAACTAGTCCAATTAAAATCAATGAATGTTTagaaaatgttttaaaaaatggatatgAGGTTGGTTATGAATTGGGTCCAGGTACAATTAATACAAACCTTTTAAGGGAtgtttcaaaaaaaaaaaaaacagcaacgccatatatatag